The proteins below are encoded in one region of Amycolatopsis acidiphila:
- a CDS encoding serine hydrolase, translating to MTRRLRIEDLTAVAVPEQPALAPDGREALYVLRTSDAGTDENVRTIWRVGDGEARPLTRGRADTAPAWSPDGTRVAFLRAQEGAPQVWLLRLDGGEAEQLTSLPLGAGAPVWSPDGSKIAFGAPVDLAADPGEDAEARTRRAGAPIVAGRLDYQADGAGFLRTMRAHVHVLDVESGECRQVTAGDWHAGDPAWSPDGTRLAFAAAVAPDRDLNARVPVFVVDATDPAAKPREVGLSEGVGGPLVWTADGSALLVVGRPDGPVGHAGLLRVPLDGGAPVNLAAPLDRNVMPGGPAYPGALPQLAEDGASVLFCARDRGCTHLYSVPVDGGTPRPLLTGAGRTVAGLSVAGGTAVVVLVTPASYGEIVRVDLATGTETVLSGHGEALAEVGLFPREEREFAISDGTVVHGWLIRDPAAEGPRPLLLDIHGGPHNAWHGGADDIHFYHQELAARGWAVLLLNPRGSDGYGEAFFTAVNSGWGEKDAKDFLEPLDDLVAEGTADPARLAVAGYSYGGYMTCFLTSRDDRFAAAVAGGVVADLTSMAGTSDQGHFLAEYELGALPWQERAHYAEMSPFTKIDQVRTPTLVVHGGADLRCPVGQAQQWYTALRERGVPTQLVLYPQGSHLFILNGPPSHRIDFNRRVVDWLEQHTGTRRPRIDAAHWQRRLAALARRHHVPGAALGILRLHPGGDDELAEAATGVLNVDTGVEVTADSLFQIGSISKVWTTTLAMQLVDEGLLDLDAPIADVLPELKLADPDVTKQVTMRHLLTHTSGIDGDVFTDTGRGDDCLEKYVAALGDVAQNHPLAATWSYCNSGFCLAGRVIEKITGGTWDAAIRERIFTPLGLTHTVTLPEEALMFRAAMGHVGTTEPAKAPVWTLPRSAGPAGLIDSTVADVLAFARLHLTGGLAADGSRVLSEASAAAMAEKQADLPDKHTLGDSWGLGWFRLGWDGHRLIGHDGNTIGQAAFLRLLPGDGLAVTLLTNGGNGHDLYEELYREIFAELADVAMPRPLAPPAEPVRADITPHAGTYERASSLVEVFDGEDGPKLRTTVTGTLAELVPEKTQEYPLVPVEENLYVIREPQTQTWVPVTFYTLATGERYVHFGVRATPKAD from the coding sequence GTGACCCGACGTCTGCGCATCGAAGACCTGACCGCGGTCGCGGTGCCCGAACAACCCGCCCTCGCGCCGGACGGGCGCGAAGCCCTCTACGTGTTGCGCACCAGCGATGCCGGGACGGACGAGAACGTGCGCACCATCTGGCGGGTGGGCGACGGCGAAGCGCGCCCGCTGACCCGCGGCCGGGCGGACACCGCCCCGGCGTGGTCGCCCGACGGAACCCGCGTCGCGTTCCTGCGCGCGCAGGAGGGCGCCCCCCAGGTGTGGTTGCTGCGGCTGGACGGCGGCGAGGCCGAGCAGCTGACGTCGCTGCCGCTCGGCGCGGGCGCGCCCGTGTGGAGCCCGGACGGGTCGAAGATCGCCTTCGGCGCTCCCGTCGACCTGGCCGCCGACCCGGGCGAGGACGCCGAAGCACGCACCCGGCGGGCGGGCGCGCCGATCGTCGCCGGCCGGCTGGACTACCAGGCCGACGGCGCGGGGTTCCTGCGCACGATGCGCGCCCACGTGCACGTCCTCGACGTCGAGAGCGGGGAGTGTCGTCAGGTCACCGCCGGTGACTGGCACGCGGGCGACCCGGCGTGGTCGCCGGACGGCACCCGGCTCGCCTTCGCCGCGGCCGTCGCGCCGGACCGGGACCTCAACGCGCGCGTGCCGGTGTTCGTCGTCGACGCGACCGATCCCGCCGCGAAACCACGCGAAGTGGGCCTGTCCGAAGGCGTCGGCGGCCCACTGGTCTGGACCGCGGACGGTTCGGCGCTGCTCGTCGTCGGGCGTCCCGACGGCCCCGTCGGACACGCCGGGCTGCTGCGGGTCCCGCTCGACGGCGGTGCGCCGGTGAACCTCGCCGCGCCATTGGACCGCAACGTGATGCCGGGCGGTCCGGCCTACCCGGGTGCGCTGCCGCAGCTGGCCGAGGACGGCGCGAGCGTGCTGTTCTGCGCCCGCGACCGCGGCTGCACCCACCTGTACTCGGTGCCCGTCGACGGTGGCACCCCGCGCCCGCTCCTCACGGGCGCGGGGCGCACGGTGGCCGGCCTGTCGGTCGCGGGCGGCACAGCGGTGGTCGTGCTCGTCACGCCGGCCTCCTACGGCGAGATCGTCCGGGTCGACCTTGCGACGGGTACCGAGACCGTCCTCAGTGGACACGGCGAGGCGCTGGCCGAGGTCGGGCTGTTTCCCCGCGAGGAGCGCGAGTTCGCGATCTCCGACGGGACCGTCGTGCACGGCTGGCTGATCCGCGACCCGGCAGCCGAGGGCCCGCGGCCGCTGCTGCTGGACATCCACGGCGGCCCGCACAACGCCTGGCACGGCGGGGCCGACGACATCCACTTCTACCACCAGGAACTGGCCGCCCGCGGCTGGGCCGTGCTGCTGCTGAACCCGCGTGGCAGCGACGGCTACGGGGAGGCGTTCTTCACCGCCGTGAACTCCGGCTGGGGCGAGAAGGACGCCAAGGACTTCCTCGAGCCGCTGGACGACCTCGTCGCCGAGGGCACCGCCGACCCGGCGCGGCTCGCGGTCGCCGGCTACAGCTACGGCGGCTACATGACCTGCTTCCTCACCAGCCGCGACGACCGGTTCGCCGCCGCGGTCGCCGGTGGTGTCGTCGCCGACCTGACGAGCATGGCGGGCACCTCCGACCAGGGGCACTTCCTCGCCGAATACGAGCTCGGCGCGCTGCCCTGGCAGGAACGCGCGCACTACGCCGAGATGTCGCCGTTCACGAAGATCGACCAGGTGCGCACCCCGACGCTGGTCGTCCACGGCGGCGCCGACCTGCGCTGCCCCGTCGGGCAGGCCCAGCAGTGGTACACCGCCCTGCGCGAGCGTGGCGTGCCCACGCAGCTGGTGCTCTACCCGCAGGGCTCGCACCTGTTCATCCTCAACGGCCCGCCGTCGCACCGGATCGACTTCAACCGGCGCGTCGTGGACTGGCTCGAGCAGCACACCGGCACCCGACGGCCGCGGATCGACGCCGCGCACTGGCAGCGGCGGCTCGCCGCGCTCGCGCGGCGGCACCACGTCCCCGGTGCGGCACTGGGCATCCTGCGGCTGCACCCGGGCGGGGACGACGAGCTCGCCGAGGCCGCCACCGGCGTGCTCAACGTGGACACCGGGGTCGAGGTCACCGCGGACTCGCTGTTCCAGATCGGGTCCATCTCGAAGGTCTGGACCACGACCCTCGCGATGCAGCTCGTCGACGAGGGCCTGCTGGACCTCGACGCGCCGATCGCCGACGTGCTGCCCGAGCTGAAGCTCGCCGACCCCGACGTGACCAAACAGGTGACCATGCGCCACCTGCTCACCCACACCAGCGGTATCGACGGCGACGTGTTCACCGACACCGGCCGCGGCGACGACTGCCTCGAGAAGTACGTCGCGGCGCTCGGCGACGTGGCGCAGAACCATCCCCTCGCCGCCACCTGGTCCTACTGCAACTCCGGGTTCTGCCTGGCGGGCCGGGTGATCGAGAAGATCACCGGCGGCACCTGGGACGCCGCGATCCGGGAGCGGATCTTCACACCGCTAGGGCTGACCCACACCGTCACCCTGCCCGAAGAGGCGCTGATGTTCCGCGCCGCGATGGGCCACGTCGGCACCACGGAGCCGGCGAAGGCGCCGGTCTGGACCCTGCCGCGCTCGGCCGGCCCGGCGGGGCTGATCGACTCCACCGTCGCGGACGTCCTCGCCTTCGCACGCCTGCACCTGACCGGAGGGCTCGCCGCCGACGGCAGCCGCGTCCTCAGCGAGGCGAGCGCCGCGGCGATGGCGGAGAAGCAGGCGGACCTGCCGGACAAGCACACCCTCGGCGACTCGTGGGGCCTCGGCTGGTTCCGGCTCGGCTGGGACGGGCACCGGTTGATCGGCCACGACGGCAACACGATCGGCCAGGCCGCGTTCCTGCGGCTGCTGCCCGGCGACGGGCTCGCGGTCACCCTGCTCACCAACGGCGGCAACGGTCACGACCTCTATGAGGAGCTCTATCGCGAGATCTTCGCCGAGCTGGCGGACGTCGCGATGCCCCGTCCGCTCGCGCCACCGGCCGAGCCCGTGCGGGCGGACATCACCCCGCACGCGGGCACCTACGAGCGCGCGAGCTCACTGGTGGAGGTGTTCGACGGCGAGGACGGGCCGAAGCTGCGGACCACGGTGACGGGCACGCTCGCCGAGCTGGTGCCGGAGAAGACGCAGGAGTACCCGCTGGTGCCCGTGGAGGAAAACCTTTACGTGATAAGGGAACCGCAGACGCAGACCTGGGTCCCGGTGACCTTCTACACGCTGGCGACGGGGGAGCGGTACGTACATTTCGGCGTGCGCGCCACCCCCAAGGCGGACTGA
- a CDS encoding GNAT family N-acetyltransferase, with protein sequence MDRVTDLQPPLAGSRPHAAEAARRAADGAGVHIREVADLDGLDAVYRLFDRIWRPDPANPPVTTELMRALTKAGNYVGGAYAGAELVGACVGFFGTPADEVLHSHIAGVAPAMAGRSVGLALKLHQRAWALQRGISVIEWTFDPLVARNAWFNLVKLGATAVEYLPNFYGGMRDGINGDDETDRLLVHWRLDTPAVAAACAGTLRPCDARAELAGGAVVALGRSGPATPVPGSSRGRRLLVAVPNDVEKLRAADPGRAKEWRVAVREALVAPLAEGARITGFDKSGWYLVTRDTVREDGR encoded by the coding sequence ATGGATCGCGTGACAGACCTGCAACCTCCCCTCGCCGGCAGCCGCCCGCACGCCGCCGAGGCCGCGCGCCGGGCGGCCGACGGCGCCGGCGTCCACATCCGCGAGGTCGCCGACCTCGACGGGCTCGACGCCGTCTACCGGCTGTTCGACCGGATCTGGCGGCCCGACCCGGCGAACCCGCCGGTCACCACCGAGCTGATGCGCGCGCTGACCAAGGCGGGCAACTACGTCGGCGGGGCCTACGCGGGCGCCGAACTGGTCGGCGCGTGCGTCGGGTTCTTCGGCACGCCCGCCGACGAGGTGCTGCACAGCCACATCGCCGGGGTGGCCCCCGCGATGGCCGGGCGCAGCGTAGGGCTCGCCCTGAAGCTGCACCAGCGGGCCTGGGCACTGCAGCGCGGCATCTCGGTGATCGAGTGGACGTTCGACCCCCTCGTCGCCCGCAACGCCTGGTTCAACCTGGTCAAGCTCGGCGCCACCGCGGTGGAGTACCTGCCGAACTTCTACGGCGGGATGCGGGACGGCATCAACGGCGACGACGAGACCGACCGGCTGCTCGTGCACTGGAGGCTCGACACCCCGGCGGTCGCCGCGGCCTGTGCCGGCACCTTGCGCCCGTGCGACGCCCGCGCCGAGCTGGCCGGGGGAGCGGTGGTCGCGCTCGGCCGGTCCGGACCCGCCACGCCCGTGCCGGGCAGCTCCCGCGGGCGCAGGCTGCTGGTCGCCGTGCCGAACGACGTCGAGAAGCTGCGTGCGGCCGATCCCGGCCGCGCGAAGGAATGGCGTGTCGCCGTGCGCGAGGCGCTGGTGGCGCCGCTCGCCGAGGGCGCGCGCATCACCGGGTTCGACAAGTCCGGGTGGTACCTGGTCACCCGCGACACTGTGAGGGAGGACGGCCGATGA